The window CCGCCGCCGGTGTGCAGGTCGGCGAACCGGACCACCGTCGCCATGCGCACGACGGTGTTTCCCCAGGTGGCCGAGCCGATCAGGGCGGGCGTGCCGGAGAGCCAGAAGTGGTCGAACTTCTCGGGCGCCAGCCGGAGCGTGTCGTGGAAGACCGCGCCGAACTCGTCGCGGCTCCCGCCGAGCCGGCCCAGCCCGGTCCACGCGTAACGGGGCCCGAGGTCCTCGGCGATGTCGCGCAGCTGGCGGTACAGGCCCTCCTGGGTCCCCAGCACGTGCGGCCTCTCGTGCCGCAGCAGCCGCCGCATCACCGGGCGCCGCTCCGACCAGGGGTGGGGGCCGGTCTCGGAGGCGTACCGCAGATTGAACGACATCACGCGCAGCGGGGGCGGCGGAGCGGGAGCGGACATGGTGCCTCCTGGTCGGGAAGGTCCGGAAGGTCCAGGAGATCGTCCCGGCCGGACGGGAGAGAGGCAAGAAGCGAAGCGGCCTTCTGCCGTGGCCCGTGCCGTACTCCCGGTGCCGTCCCCCGTGCCGTGCGTTCCCGTGATCCGGGTCACTGAAAGGCCGGGTGACCGGGTGTCACGAGGAGGATGTCGCGGAGGAGAGCACCGGCTTCGACGTGCCGGGCCGTTCCGGGCCGAGTCGGGGCGTAAGCGAAGGGATGTGCGCTGTGCCGTACGCCGGGAGCGCGGACGGGGTCCGCATCGCCTATCAGGCCGGGGGAGAGGGCTCCCCGCTGGTCCTGCTGGCGGGACAGGCCTGCAGTCATCACTGGTGGGACGGCGTCCGGGACGACTTCCACGCCGCCCACCGCACCGTCACCCTCGACTACCGGGGCACGGGGGAGAGTGACAAGCCCGACGAGCCCTACAGCATCGAGGGGTTCGCGCAGGACGTGATCGCGGTGCTGGACGACCTCGGCGCCGACCGGGCCCACGTGTACGGCACGTCCATGGGCGGGCGGGTCGCCCAGGTGCTGGCCGTCCGTCACCCGGAGCGGGTCCGCGCGCTGGTGCTCGGCTGTACGTCACCGGGCGGCCCGTACGCCGTCGAGCGGGGCAACGACGTGCGCAGGTCGTTGGCCGGGCCGGGGCCCGCGGCCGTGCAGGCCCTGCGCGAACTGATGTACACCCCGGCCTGGCTCGCGGCCCACCCCGGCCCTTCGCCCACGCTCGGCGACCCCGCCATGCCGGCCCACGCCCGGCGCGGGCACCTGGCGGCCAGCAACCGGCACGACGCGTGGGACGCGCTGCCCGGCGTCTCCGCGCCCACCCTGGTGGTGCACGGCGGCGACGACCTCCTCAACCCCACGGCCAACGCGCACCTCCTCGCGGACCGCATCCCGGGTGCCCGGCTGCACCTGATCCCCGGGGCGCGGCACGCCTATTTCGAGGAGTTCCGCGCCACGGCGGGCCCGCTCGTCCTGGACTTCCTCGCGGAGCACGAGGGGGGAGAGGTCAGGCCGGTACCGCCTCGATGAGGTGGAAGGCGTTCGGGCGCGGCAAGGGGGTGATGGAGTCGAGACGGAAGCCTCCCTGGGCGCACAGGGCGGCGAAGTCCTCGGCGGTGCGTTCCCGGCCGCCCACCGTGACCAGCATGTTGAGGTCGCTGAGGTAGGTCAGGTCGGTGTTCCCGGCGGGCACGGTGGGCGGCAGCACCGGCTCGACGATCAGGAGGGCGCCGCTGTCCGGGACGACCTTCCGGATGTGGCGCAGGATGGTCGCGCACTGCTCGTCGTTCCAGTCGTGGATCACGCTCTTGAGCAGGTAGAGGTCACCGCCGGCAGGGGCCGAGGCGAAGAAGTCGCCGGTCTCCAGGGAGACCCGGTCGGTGAGGCCGTCGCGCGCGAGCCGCGCGGGTGCCTGGGCGAGGCCTTCGGAGGTGTCGTAGAGGATGCCGCGCGGCCGGGGGTGCGCGCGGAGGACCGAGGCGAGCAGGGTTCCGTCGCCGCCGCCCACGTCCACCACGGTGCCGAAGCGGCCGAAGTCGTAGTGCCCCGGGACGGCCTCGGCGGCGAGCTGCGTGGCCTGGCTCATGGCCGTGTTGAACTCGGCGGACAGCTCTGGCCGCTCCCGCAGGTAGCCGAAGAAGTCCGTGCCGAAGGCGGTGTCGAAGGTCGGCGCCCCCGTCCGGACGCCTTCGTCCAGCAGGTCCCAGCCGCGCTGCAGCGAGGGGTCGGTGAACATCCGGGCCAGGGCGGTCATCGCGCCGGGTACGTCCGGGCGCAGCAGGTCGCCGGCCGCCGTGGTGGCGAAGGTGCCGGGCGCCGTCTCGGTGAGCAGCTGCAGGCCGGCCAGCGCCCGCAGCAGCCGGAGCGTGGCTTGCGGCTGGGTTTCCAGCGCGGTGGCGAGCCCGGCGGCCGTGCACTCGCCGCCGCCGATGCGTTCGAAGACGCCCAGCCGTACGGCGGTGCCCAGCGTCTGCGTGGCCATGTGGCCGAAGACCAGCTGCGCCACGGTGTTGCGCACGTGCCATTCGGCCGGTGCCTGCCCGTCGTCGCTTCCTGTCGTGGTCATCGCGGCCCTCCCGTCATGGCGCCTTGCGGCACCCGTCAATGATCGTGCGGCATGCCGGGGCCGGTGGCGCGGGACGGCGGTCGCCCGGCATTCGACTTAGGTAACCCTAAGTTGAATGCCGGGCGATCGGCAATGCTCCGTCAGTTGCCGCCCTCCGGGCGCAGGCCGAAGTGCACCGTCTTCGCGGTCAGCAGGAACAGGTCCGCACGCCGGTCGATGCCCGCCGGGTCGGCCGGGTCGAGCAGCCGGTCCAGCGTCGCCGCGTCCCCGTCGTCCAGGAGCTCGGTGCACATCCTGCGCTGCCGCTCCAGGGACTGCCGCACGGACTGCCGCGTCCGCTCGTCGAGCGGTGCGGGACGGTCCACGAGGAAGGTCTTGCTGCGCACCTGCGCGAGCCCCGCGGCCCGCAGCATGCCGGGCCAGTCCTCGACCACGGCGACGGACCCGGGCAGTTCCTCCCGCATCCGGCTGTACCGTTCCGCCATCGCCACGTCCAGCCGGGCCTGCAGGCCGGGCCGCCCGAAGCCGAGGTCGCGCGGCAGCGAGCGAGCCCGCATCTCGCCCTCGACGACGGCCAGCACGCCGCCGGGGGCGAGCAGCCCGGCGAGCCGGTCCAGGGCGTCCTGCTGATCGCCGACGTGGTGCACCACCTGCGCAGTCCACACCAGATCGGCCGTCCCCAGGCCGTCGATCCCCTCCGGGAACCCGGCCGCCCGGGTCCGCAGCCGGACCCCGAGCCGGCCCGCCCGCTCCTCGGCGCGGGCCAGCAGCTCCGGCGACCCGTCCACGGCGACGACCTCGGCCTGCGGGAACGCCTGCGCCAAGCGGCAGGCCGCGACGCCCGGGCCGCTGCCGATGTCGAGGATGCGCCGCGGCGCGCCGCCGGTCAGATGCCGCAACTCCTCGACGGCCTGCTGCACGTAGGGGCTGTGAGCCTCGCCCTCGAGCTCCAGCATGTCGGCCAGTGCGGCCCAGTCGAAGTCGTTCACCGGATGTGCTCCCTCGGCTCGTCGGCCGGCTCCGCCGCCGGCTCGTCCCTCTGGCGCAGACTGTGCGGCCGGATGGCGATCCTTGACAAACCTTGTTGCTGTTTCTGCAATAGAGGCATGGAAGAAGTGCTCGCCGCCGTCGGCCCCCGTCTCAAGAGCATCCGCCGGCAGCGTCAGTGCACTCTCGCGGCCCTGTCGGAGGCGACCGGCATCTCGGTCAGCACGCTGTCCCGGCTGGAGTCCGGGCAGCGCAAGCCGAGCCTGGAGCTGCTGCTGCCCATCGCGCACGCCCACCAGGTCCCCCTCGACGAGCTGGTGGGCGCGCCGCCCGTAGGTGATCCGCGCGTGCGGCTGAAGCCGGTCCGGCGCGGGGACTCCACGGTGGTGCCGCTGACCCAGCAGCCGGGCGGGCTGCAGGCGTTCAAGATGGTCATGGGCACCTCGCGCAGCCGCCCCGACCTCCGCACGCACGAGGGCTACGAGTGGCTGTACGTGCTCGGCGGCAGGCTGCGGCTGGTCCTCGCCGAGCACGACATCGTCCTCCAGGTGGGCGAGGCCGCCGAGTTCGACACCCGGGTGCCGCACTGGTTCGGCAGCACCGGGGACGCGCCGGTGGAGGTCCTCAGCCTGTTCGGGCCCCAGGGCGAGCGCATGCACGTCCGCGCCAAGCCCTCCGGCCAGGGCTGACACCGGCGCGGGGCGCGGCCCGGGCTGGACGTCTCCTCAAGCACCCGCCACCAGACTCCGGGCCGTGATGCCTGCGTTCCGGCCGTGACGTCCGCCGCCGTCCGCCGCCGCCCGCCCGGCGGCGATGCCGCGGGCCGCCCCGACATCCCGTACCCCTTGGAGACCTCCCCGTGCGCTTCTTCGCCGACGTCACACCCCTGCGCCGCTCCGCGGACTTCCGCCGGCTGTGGTGCGGGAACACCGTGTCCTGGATGGGCCAGCAGATGACGGCGCTCGCCGTCTCCCTGCAGGTCTACGCGATCACCGGCTCCACGTTCTCGGTGGGCCTGGTCGGCCTGTGCTCCCTGGTCCCGCTGGTCGTGGCGGGCCTGTACGGCGGAGCCGTCGCCGACACCGTCGACCGGCGGGCCCTCGGCCTGGTCAGCGCGTCCGGCGCGGCGCTGCTGTCCGTCGTCCTGGCGGCCGCCGCGCTGCTCGGACTCCGGCAGGTGTGGCTCCTGTACACGGTCGTCGCCCTGCAGTCGGTCTGCTTCGCGATGAGCACCCCGGCCCGCAGCTCGATGATCCCCAAGCTCCTGCCCCGGGAACAGCTCCCCGCCGCCAACGCCCTGTCCTCCCTGACGACCAACCTCGGCCTCATGGGCGGCCCCATGCTCGGCGGCGCCGTCGTCGGACTCTGGGGCTTCCAGGCCGCCTACCTGATCGACGTGGCCGCGTTCTCCGCCTCCCTGTACGCGATGTGGCGCCTGCCGTCGATGCGTCCCGAGCCGGCGGTGGCCACGGGGGCGGCCGGCGCGGTCGGGACGGCTGGTGCGGCCGGTGCCGCCACCGGCCGGCGGACACAGAGGCGCGCCTCCGTACGAGGCGGCCTGCGCTTCCTCGTCACCCGCCCCAACCTGCGCATCACGTTCCTCGCCGACCTGGCCGCCATGGTGCTGGCCCAGCCCCGGGCGCTCTTCCCGGCCATAGCGGGACTCTGGTACGGCGGTGACACGAAGACGGTCGGCCTGCTCGTCGCCGCGCCCGCCGTGGGAGCGGTGCTGGGCGGGCTGTTCTCCGGCTGGCTCGGCCGGATACACCGGCACGGACTCGCCGTGCTGCTCTCCGTCGCGGGCTGGGGAACGGCCGTCACCGTCTTCGGCCTGACCCGCAACCTCTGGCTCGGCCTGCTCTTCCTCGCCCTGGCCGGATGCGCCGACAGCATATCGGCGGTCTTCCGCACCACCATGCTCCAGGCGGCCACCCCGGACGACATGCGCGGCCGCCTCCAGGGCGTCTTCATCGTCGTGGTCGCGGGCGGGCCCCGGCTGGGGGACTTCCTCGCAGGCTCCGCCGCGGACCTCGCCTCACCCTCCTGGGCCGTCGTCGGCGGCGGCCTCGCCTGCCTGGCGGCGATCGCGTTCATCGCCACGCAGTGGCGCAACTTCGCGCGCTACGACGCGCGTTCCCCGCAGCCGTAGAACGAACCCGGCCGTAGGACGAAGTCAGCCGTGGGACGGACTCGGCCGTAGGACGAACCCGTCCACGGACCCGGCTCAGCCGGAGAACCGGCCTGCCAGCAGGCTCCCGAGCGCCGTGCGCCGGTGCAGCACCGCCCGTCCGGCCCGGACCGTCGCGATCAGCCCCGCGTCGCGCAGTGCGGCGGCGTGGGCGGAGGCGGTGGCGTTGCTGACGCCCAAGCGCCGGGCGAGGCCGCTGGTGGTGTGCTCCTGCACGAGCGCGAGCAGGATGTCGGTCCGGGTCCGCCCGAGCACCCCGGCCAGGGCGTCGTCCGCGCTTCCCGCCCCGCCCGTCGCCCCTGCTCCGTCCGGTGCGAGGGGCAGGCCGGGGCCGGCCGGATAGGTCAGGCCCAGGGGGCCGCCGGGCAGGTCGGCGAGAACAGGACGGCCGTTCCAGTGGAACGTGGGCAGGAGCAGGAGGCCGCGCCCGCGCAGCCGTACCTCCTGCTCGCCGGGAGCCTCGATCTCCCAGACGTCCCCGCGCAGCCGGGTGCCGGGGACGAGGCCGGTGAGCGCGGCGCCGGTGCCGTGCTCGGCCACGGCCAGGGCGTGCCGGGCGAACTCGGCCCGGTGCAGGTCCTGGACCAGTGGCCACACGGGGCGCAGGACCGTCTCGAAGGCCGTGTGCTGGGCGTGGCGGATCAGCTGCCGGGCACCGGCGTCACCCCGGTGCAGCTCGTGGATCCACGGCGGCACGGGGGCGGCGTGCCCGGCGTACACGCGCTCGATCTCGGAGCGGACCAGCTCCGGGCGCGCGGCGAGCACGCTGTCGAGCGCGTCCTCGAGCGTGTCGCTGAACACGTCGAGGAAGCCCGGCGCCGCTCCCGCGGGGACGAGGTCCGCCAGCGGTTCGACGGAGGCCGGCAGGGAACGCAGCAGCCGCTGTCGCCAGCGGCCGAAGAGCAGTTGGTCGTCGCGGCGGAACGCCATCATGAACGCCGCGTTGAGCTCCTGCATCGGGGCCGGGCGGGGCGCGAACCGGACCCGCGCGAAGTCGGCGGCCGTGAAATGGATCCGGATCACTACTCTCCCCGGCGCCGCAGCGCCATCGTTTCGGGCAGGGCCTGAACGATCGACCGCGATCCCCGCCGGGCGCCAGCATGCAGGCGTGCCCCCGCCATTCACGCAGGGGGCCGCCGGGCGCCACAAGGGCCGGCGTCACAGTGGGCACCAGGGGAGAGTCATGCGTCACTACAAAGCTCGTGAACAAGCCGGGGTGAGCCGGCGGGCCGTCACCAGGTCGGCCGTCCTGGCCGCCGCCCTGCTGCTCCCGGGAGGCCCCGGCGGAGTCGGCGGCCCCGGCGGAGCCGTCGCGCAGGCGCGGTCCGGGGCCGGGTCCGGGGCCGGCATCACCCTGCGGCTGCCGGCGCCGACGGGCCCGTACCGTACCGGGGTCACCACGCTGTACCTCGTCGACCGCTCGCGGCCCGACCCGTGGGAGCCGGGGATCCCCGTCCGGGAGGTGATGGCCACCGTCTTCTACCCGGCCCGCACCGTCCGCGGCTTCCCGGTCGCCCGGCAGATGAGCGCAGGCGCCGCCGGGTCCTTCGGGCTGGACGGGCACAGAGTCCACCCGGAGCTGCCGCATGCCGGCGCCGACTGGTCGGCCACCACGACCCACTCGCACACGGGCGCCCCCGCGCAGGCCTCGCGCCGGCGGCCGGTGCTGCTGTACAGCCCCGGCGGCGGCGATCCGCGCACCATGGGCACCACGCTCGCCGAGGAACTGGCGAGCCACGGCTACGTGGTGGTGACCGTCGACCACCCCGGCGATGCGAGTGAGGTGGAGTTCCCGTGCGCCATGACCGGACGGGACACGGTCCGCCCGACGATGCTGAGGGACGACCCCAGGAAGCGCCCGGACTTCTTCCGCACCCTGATCGACACCCGTATCGCGGACACCCGCTTCGTCCTGGACCGGCTGCAGGCGCTCGCGGCCGGACGGAACCCGGACGCGGCCGGGCGCGCCCTGCCGGAACACCTCGGCCGGGCCCTGGACCTGCGGAGGGTCGGCGTCTACGGGCACTCGGCAGGCGGCACCACGGCCGCGGAGACGATGTACGAGGACCGGCGCATCGGCGCCGCGGTCAACCTGGAGGGCTACCTGGACCGGGCGCCGGAGGCGCCCGGCCGGGCGGGCGAGCCGTACCCGGTCGCCCGGCACGGGTCGGACCGGCCGCTGCTCCTGCTGGGCACGGACGGCTTCCCGGGCAGGCAGGAGCTGGAGCCTTCCTGGCGGGCGGTGCTCGCCCGCTCGGGAGGGCGCGCCCAGCGCCGGCAGCTCGACGGCGCCGCGCACGGGGTGTTCACCGACTACGCCGCTCTGGCGCCCCAGTTGCAGGCCGCCGGGCTGATGACGGCGGCCGGCCGGGCCTCGCTGACCGGCCCGGCCGATCCCGCGCGGTCGGTGCCGGCCGTACGCCGCCACGTGCTCTCGTTCTTCGCCCGCCACCTGCCGGTGCGCTGAGCGGGTACTGCCCGGGGGTCACGGCGCCGAGTGCCGCACGGCGGACGGCGGGCCGCCGCCGAACGAGGCCAGCGCGTGGACCAGTTCCACCCGGGAGCGGACCCCGAGCGCCGCGAAGACGTTGCGCAGGTGGTGGTCGACGGTCCGGTGGCTCAGCGCGAGGAGGGCGGCCACCTCGCGGTTGGTGCGGCCTTCGGCCACGTGCCGCGCCACCCGCAGCTGCTGCGGGGTGAGGCCGGCCGGGCAGCGGGGGCGGGGGCCGCCGCCCGGCTCCGCCTGGCCGGCCGCCCGCATCTCCTCGCGGGCCCGCTCCGCCCACACGTCGGCTCCGCACGCCTCGAACAGCAGCATGGCGCCGCGCAGGTGCCCGCGGGCGTCGGCCGGCCGGCGCAGGCGCCGCAGCGCCATGCCGAACGCCAGCTTCGTACGGGCCTGTGAGAACTCGGAGCCCACCCGCTCCACCAGCGCCAGCGCCCGGTCGAAGCACGGGTCCGCGGTGGCCGGCGCGGCGGTGGCCGACAGCACGGCCCGGCAGTGCAGGGCCGCGGCCCGGGCCCGCTGGTCGCCGGTGACCGCCGCCCAGTCCTCCAGGGTCCGCAGGATCAGCCGGGCCTGGCGGCAGGCGCGCTTGCGGGCCGGGGCGGGGAGTTCGGCGACGGCCAGGGCGACGGCCTCCACGAAGGAGGGGATGACGTGCAGGCGCCAGGCGAAGTGGTGCACCCCCGACTCGCCCAGGACGAGGGGGCGCAGCCGCTCGACGGCCTCCCGCGGCTGCTGGTGCGCGAGGTCCAGCCGGCCCAGGCTCCACGTCGCGAGCAGCGCGGGGACCATCAGGCCGTGGGCCTGCGCCGTGCCGAGCGCCCACCGGGCGTGGTCGCGGCAGGCGGCGGCGTCCCCGCGGATCGCCGCGGTCATGGCGAGCGTGCTGCGCAGCTGCGCCGCGGCGTTGGGCCGGCCGGCGGCGAGGGCGGCCTCCAGGCCCCGCCCGGCGTGGGATGCGGCGCGGGCGTGGTTGTCGGCGACGAGTTCCACCAGCGCGAGGAGGCCGAGGAGTTCCGGCGTCGCCCGCTGCGGCGCTGCGGCCCGGGTCAGGGCGCGGGTGGCCAGGTCCCGGGCGTGCGACACCTCGCCCAGCATGAGGGCGGCGCGGCAGGCGTGGACGAGCGTGTGCGTACGGCCGTCCGCCGCGGGCACGCCGCCGGACGCCGCGCGGAGCAGCGGGACGGACAGCGCGTGCTCGCCGCGCAGGGCCGCGGCGATGCCCCGGTAGTAGTCGCGTACGACCGGGGGCGCCGCGGTGTGGCCGCCGATGCGCTCGGCGGCCCCCGCGTATCCGGTCCGGTCGCCGGCGGTCCAGCTCGCCTCCGCGGAGTGGAGGAGGGCGGCGAGCTCCTCGTCCGTGCGGTTCGCGTGCCGGAACAGCGCGGCGGCGAGGCGCAGGGCTTCGCGCGCGTTGATCACTTCGCCGGTGCGCCAGGAGCGCAGGCCGCGGGCGAGTTCCTGCTGTCCGCGGGCGGCGGAGGCGGCCTTCTGCCGTACGGACAGCGTGCGCAGGACCGTGGCGCGCCGGGAGAGCCCGGCCAGCTGGGCGTGGTCCGCGGCCGCCACGAGGAGCCGGTCGCGCGTGCCGTCCTCCTCCGTGCGCCCGGCGGCCCGCAGGAGGGCGGACGAGCACCGTACGTGCAGGCGCCGCGTGGTGCCCGCTCTGCCGGCGGCCGGCCGGGGGCGGGAGCGAGGAGGGCGTACGGCCTGGGAGTCGCGCACGGTTGCTCCTCGTCGTTCCGGGGGCGGCGGGAAAGGCGGTGCGTTGCCAGCAAGTTACCCGCAAGTAAAACCACCGGGTAGGCGATTTCGCCGATGCGTGGCCCCGGGATGCGGACGCATGCTCTCCGCAGCCGCTCGGCAGTCCACTCCCTGGAGGACCGTATGCGAAAGCTCAGCCGCGCCCTGGCCCTGACGGCAGCCGTGGCCGCCGTCCTGACGACCGGGCCCGTCGGCACCGGCAGCGCCGAGGCCGCCCCCGCGCGCACTCCCGTCGTGTTCGTCCACGGCTACCTCAGCGGCGCCGTGATCTGGGACCCGGCCCGCACCGCCTTCCGCAGTGCGGGCTACAAGGACGGCGAACTCTTCTCGTACTCCTACGACTTCCTCGCCTCGAACGAGGCGAGCGCCCGCGGGCTGGCGGGCTTCGTCGCGAAGGTGAAGAAGGACACCGGGGCGCAGAAGGTCGACATCGTGAACCACTCCATGGGCGGCCTGGTCTCCCTCTGGTACGCCAAGGAGCTGGGCGGCGCCGCGGACATCAAGCACATGGCGTCGCTGGCGGGGAGCAACCACGGCACGTACACCGCCGGGCTCTGCAGCCTGGCCTCCGCCTCCTGCCGGGAGATGACGCCCGGCTCGGCCTTCCTCGGCAGACTGGCCTCCGGTGACGAGACGCCCGGAGCCGTCGGCTACCGCACCTGGTACTCGCCGTGCGACGGGGTGATCAACCCCTTCACGAGCACCGTGCTGAACGGCGCGGTCAACACCCTGCTCCCGTGCGTGACGCACCTGGGGTTCCTGACCGACGCGGGGCTGCTGTCCCAGGTGGCCTCCTACCTCAAGGAGTGATCCCGCCGGGCTCGTAGTTGGTCAGGACGCAGCCGTCCACCACCGCCTTCTCGGAGCGGTAGCCCTGCGGGGTGGTGAAGCCCGGCCGGCACTCTAGGCGGAAGAACTGCTGCTGGTACAGGCCGAAGCGGGAGGAGGGGTCGTTGGTCTCGATGGCGACGTTCCCGCCGAGGAGCAGCATGCTCTTCGTCGCCTTCGGCCGGCCGCCGTTCTCCTGGATCTCCTTGAGCTGGAGGGCCTTGGCGCGCGTCTGCAGGGCGACCATGTCGTCGACCTTGTCGAGCCAGACCAGCCCGTGGGCGCGCTGTGCGCCCCCGGGCTGCCCGCACAGTCCGCGCTCGCCGACTCCCCAGGCGGCCGCGTCGCCGTCGATGAAGGGCTCGTAGTCGATGGACCGGATGGCGACGGTCTCCGGATCCGTGGAGAAGCGCTTGCAGTCGACGCTCGACGCGATCAGCTTCCTCAGCTCGGCGAGGCTGCCGGCGCTCGGCAGGCCGGGGTTCGCCGGGGGCTTCTGCTGCCCGCCCTGAGAGGCCCCGGGCTCCGGGCTCCCGCCGCCCGGGCCGTCCGCCGTGTGCACGTAGTCGCTCAGGACGCAGGAGTCGGCGAGGGCCTTCTCCTTCTTGTGGCCCTCCGGCACGCCGAACGTCGGGTTGCAGGTCAGGACGCGCATGCCGGACTTGGCGAGCGCCCGGGTCGTCGTGGCCGAGGTCGGCTCGGCCACGAAGTCCTTGCCGACGAGGACGCGGCTGTACAGGCCGTACGCCGGGTCGCCGGCGGCGATCTTGTCCATGACCTGCCGGTGGTAGGCCTCCTGGAACTTCTTCATGTCCGGCGTCAGGAAGATGCCGATCGCGCCGTCCTCGCGCAGGTCGCTGCAGACCCCGAGCCCGGCCACGGACCCGCCCACGCTCTTGACGCTGCTCGACCGCAGGCGCACGTCGTCCGGGCCGCCCGTCGCCAGGTTCTCGCAGGAGGCGTACTGGCGGAGGAACTTCTGGGCGTCGGCCGTCGAACCGGCCGACGGCGGTGCCGCCTGCGGGGCGGGGGCGCCCGGCTGTCCCGGGGGCGTGGTGCCACCGCCCCGGCCGGGTTCCGGCTTGTCGTCGCACGCGGTGACCGCGGAGAGGGCGATGAGGGCCGCTGCGGCCGCGGCGAGGGTCTGCTTGATGCGCATGCGGGGCTTTCGTCGGTGGGAAGGAGCGGGGGAGCACTCCCGGGGCGGAGTGGGGTGTGGCATGCGCATGCTAGTCAGCTGCTCCGGTCCCGTCGCATACGGGCCCGGAAACGCCCTTGCGGGGGTGCGGAAGGTCGCGCCCTCCTGCACCCCCGCAAGGGAAATGCGCGTATTACGCCATGCTCTGCGCGGCGGGCGCGCCCTCCGCCGCGCGGGCGGCCGGGCCACCGTCCCGAGCCTCGGCCTGCGCCGCCGCCCCTGCCTCTGCGGCGGGGGCGCCGCCCGGGCTCACTTCGCGGTGGCGATCCGCCCGTTGACGAAGATGGGTGCGCCGTCGTCGGCGTGCTCGATCGTGTTGTCCGGCACGGTGAAGTCGACCTTGCCCGGCTCGAAGACCAGGCACATGCTCGACCCGCCGTAGCTGAAGTAGCCGAGCTCGTCGCCCCTCGTGACCTCGTCGCCCACGGCGACGCTGAACTTCACCGAGGAGATCTCGGTGATGCCGACCGGGATCACGCAGACCTGGCCGATGCCGGGCACGGTGCTCTCGATGACCACCAGGCCGCGGGTGTTGACGTTCGCCTGGTAGCCCTGGGAGAGCGTGCCGGCGGTGTCGTCCACCTTCTCCGTCCTCAGCTCGCTGAACATCAGGCCGGGGACGCGCTCGACGTGCTTGACGATCCCGTCGACCGGGGCGTGCCAGCGGTGGTAGTCCGCGCCGGAGAGGAAGGACTGGAAGACGTCTCCTCCGACGAACCGGTCGGTCTCCGCATAGCCGTTGAGCATCCGCCGGAGCGAGTACGGCTGGCCCTTGACGTCGAAGATGTCGGCATCCATCTGGACGTCCGACACGTACCGCACCACCGACCCGTCGTTGGGCGACACGATGGCCTTCGGGTCCTCCTTGGCCCCGTTGGGGCGGAACTCCGGCTTGATGTGCCGGTTGAAGAACGCGTTGAAGGACGCGAAGCCGCCGTAGAGGGCGCCGGGGTCGGGGATGACGAATTCGTACAGCTTGTTCTGCTCGGAGGCGGCCTGGCAGAGCCAGCCGTCGGGGCCCTCGTTGAGGACGTAGCGGCTCTCCGGGCCGTCCAGGAAGTGGCACCACACCGTCAGGACGTTCAGGAGCGCGTCGTTGAACGGCGCGTTGCGGAAGGCCTCCCAGCCCGCGTCCGTCGCCATCATGTAGCAGAACAGGGCGGACAGGGGGAAGAAGACGCGCTCGTTCGGGTCCAGGCGGTACTCGGGGGCGGTCACCGTGATCACGTCGAGACAGTTCAGCATCTCGTCGATGTTCCCGACGTGCTTGTGCTGGTGCTCCGGGTCGAGCTGCTGCGCCTGCTCGATCATCAGGTTCACGAGGTCCCGCAGGGGCTTGTCCCGTTCGAGCAGCTCCGCCAGCTCCTGGACGACGGGGACGTGGCCCGCCGTCCGCTGCCGCGCCCTGGCGACGAACTGCGTCAGCCACGCGTCCACGGCCCTGCGGTTGCGCGGCAGATATCCGGCCGCCCGGCCGAACGAGTTCTGGTACCGCGCTTCGAGCGTTGCCG is drawn from Streptomyces roseifaciens and contains these coding sequences:
- a CDS encoding endonuclease/exonuclease/phosphatase family protein — its product is MSAPAPPPPLRVMSFNLRYASETGPHPWSERRPVMRRLLRHERPHVLGTQEGLYRQLRDIAEDLGPRYAWTGLGRLGGSRDEFGAVFHDTLRLAPEKFDHFWLSGTPALIGSATWGNTVVRMATVVRFADLHTGGGLHVLNTHLDHLHQYARERSAALIGERLRALDPALPRIVTGDFNVPAHGNPVYDALLGDGSLTDTWDTAAERGPQYATFHGYRPLVPDGDRIDWILASPSVRTLRAGINTYSEDGRFPSDHLPVQALVEL
- a CDS encoding MFS transporter, with the translated sequence MRFFADVTPLRRSADFRRLWCGNTVSWMGQQMTALAVSLQVYAITGSTFSVGLVGLCSLVPLVVAGLYGGAVADTVDRRALGLVSASGAALLSVVLAAAALLGLRQVWLLYTVVALQSVCFAMSTPARSSMIPKLLPREQLPAANALSSLTTNLGLMGGPMLGGAVVGLWGFQAAYLIDVAAFSASLYAMWRLPSMRPEPAVATGAAGAVGTAGAAGAATGRRTQRRASVRGGLRFLVTRPNLRITFLADLAAMVLAQPRALFPAIAGLWYGGDTKTVGLLVAAPAVGAVLGGLFSGWLGRIHRHGLAVLLSVAGWGTAVTVFGLTRNLWLGLLFLALAGCADSISAVFRTTMLQAATPDDMRGRLQGVFIVVVAGGPRLGDFLAGSAADLASPSWAVVGGGLACLAAIAFIATQWRNFARYDARSPQP
- a CDS encoding helix-turn-helix domain-containing protein encodes the protein MEEVLAAVGPRLKSIRRQRQCTLAALSEATGISVSTLSRLESGQRKPSLELLLPIAHAHQVPLDELVGAPPVGDPRVRLKPVRRGDSTVVPLTQQPGGLQAFKMVMGTSRSRPDLRTHEGYEWLYVLGGRLRLVLAEHDIVLQVGEAAEFDTRVPHWFGSTGDAPVEVLSLFGPQGERMHVRAKPSGQG
- a CDS encoding winged helix-turn-helix domain-containing protein translates to MIRIHFTAADFARVRFAPRPAPMQELNAAFMMAFRRDDQLLFGRWRQRLLRSLPASVEPLADLVPAGAAPGFLDVFSDTLEDALDSVLAARPELVRSEIERVYAGHAAPVPPWIHELHRGDAGARQLIRHAQHTAFETVLRPVWPLVQDLHRAEFARHALAVAEHGTGAALTGLVPGTRLRGDVWEIEAPGEQEVRLRGRGLLLLPTFHWNGRPVLADLPGGPLGLTYPAGPGLPLAPDGAGATGGAGSADDALAGVLGRTRTDILLALVQEHTTSGLARRLGVSNATASAHAAALRDAGLIATVRAGRAVLHRRTALGSLLAGRFSG
- a CDS encoding methyltransferase; the encoded protein is MTTTGSDDGQAPAEWHVRNTVAQLVFGHMATQTLGTAVRLGVFERIGGGECTAAGLATALETQPQATLRLLRALAGLQLLTETAPGTFATTAAGDLLRPDVPGAMTALARMFTDPSLQRGWDLLDEGVRTGAPTFDTAFGTDFFGYLRERPELSAEFNTAMSQATQLAAEAVPGHYDFGRFGTVVDVGGGDGTLLASVLRAHPRPRGILYDTSEGLAQAPARLARDGLTDRVSLETGDFFASAPAGGDLYLLKSVIHDWNDEQCATILRHIRKVVPDSGALLIVEPVLPPTVPAGNTDLTYLSDLNMLVTVGGRERTAEDFAALCAQGGFRLDSITPLPRPNAFHLIEAVPA
- a CDS encoding class I SAM-dependent methyltransferase; the protein is MNDFDWAALADMLELEGEAHSPYVQQAVEELRHLTGGAPRRILDIGSGPGVAACRLAQAFPQAEVVAVDGSPELLARAEERAGRLGVRLRTRAAGFPEGIDGLGTADLVWTAQVVHHVGDQQDALDRLAGLLAPGGVLAVVEGEMRARSLPRDLGFGRPGLQARLDVAMAERYSRMREELPGSVAVVEDWPGMLRAAGLAQVRSKTFLVDRPAPLDERTRQSVRQSLERQRRMCTELLDDGDAATLDRLLDPADPAGIDRRADLFLLTAKTVHFGLRPEGGN
- a CDS encoding alpha/beta fold hydrolase — translated: MPYAGSADGVRIAYQAGGEGSPLVLLAGQACSHHWWDGVRDDFHAAHRTVTLDYRGTGESDKPDEPYSIEGFAQDVIAVLDDLGADRAHVYGTSMGGRVAQVLAVRHPERVRALVLGCTSPGGPYAVERGNDVRRSLAGPGPAAVQALRELMYTPAWLAAHPGPSPTLGDPAMPAHARRGHLAASNRHDAWDALPGVSAPTLVVHGGDDLLNPTANAHLLADRIPGARLHLIPGARHAYFEEFRATAGPLVLDFLAEHEGGEVRPVPPR